The following proteins are encoded in a genomic region of Streptomyces collinus Tu 365:
- a CDS encoding DUF6204 family protein, producing the protein MPRKSYQVIVYGKFAPLDDDQRAKLLAVADQHDLFHSKFTEEGTVTYERTLLTFTFRCAVKADAEDKTEKVVAGVEELATAAVRGLGADVRDLRSVCTDLETIKIKRRGR; encoded by the coding sequence ATGCCCCGCAAGAGTTATCAGGTCATCGTCTACGGCAAGTTCGCGCCGCTCGACGACGACCAGCGCGCCAAGCTGCTGGCCGTGGCCGACCAGCACGACCTGTTCCACTCGAAGTTCACCGAGGAGGGCACGGTCACCTACGAGCGGACCCTGCTCACCTTCACCTTCCGCTGTGCCGTGAAGGCCGACGCCGAGGACAAGACCGAGAAGGTCGTCGCCGGGGTCGAGGAACTGGCCACGGCCGCCGTCCGCGGCCTCGGCGCCGATGTGCGCGATCTGCGGTCCGTCTGCACCGACCTGGAGACCATCAAGATCAAGCGGCGGGGACGATGA
- a CDS encoding DUF2087 domain-containing protein encodes MTPETFTVLLSDSAVRRVFSAVALGSSTSAEILAATGLAAPEAAPAIGRLLREGLVVPRGRGRLAVDEAALGAAAEIAGRRLREQAEAEQPDPGLRGYVRGTVLVRLPEDDDETRRAVLDHVAATTFEAGREYDERTVTDLLRPWCEGAAVDPVSLRRSLVDDGFLHRESGSYRLVSLVGPGSSS; translated from the coding sequence ATGACGCCCGAGACATTCACCGTTCTCCTTTCCGACTCCGCTGTTCGGCGGGTTTTCTCGGCCGTGGCCCTGGGCTCGTCGACCTCCGCGGAGATCCTCGCCGCGACCGGGCTCGCGGCCCCGGAGGCCGCCCCGGCCATCGGCCGGCTGCTGCGCGAGGGCCTGGTCGTCCCCCGGGGCCGGGGCCGGCTGGCGGTCGACGAGGCCGCCCTGGGTGCCGCGGCCGAGATCGCCGGACGCCGTCTGCGGGAGCAGGCGGAGGCCGAACAGCCCGATCCCGGGCTGCGCGGCTACGTCCGTGGCACGGTGCTGGTCCGGTTGCCGGAGGACGACGACGAGACCCGGCGGGCGGTGCTGGACCATGTGGCGGCGACGACCTTCGAGGCCGGTCGGGAGTACGACGAACGCACCGTGACCGATCTGCTGCGGCCGTGGTGCGAGGGCGCCGCCGTGGACCCGGTCTCGCTGCGGCGGTCCCTGGTCGACGACGGGTTCCTGCACCGCGAGTCCGGGTCCTACCGGCTCGTCTCCCTCGT